From Eptesicus fuscus isolate TK198812 chromosome 22, DD_ASM_mEF_20220401, whole genome shotgun sequence, a single genomic window includes:
- the TMCC2 gene encoding transmembrane and coiled-coil domains protein 2 isoform X2, with amino-acid sequence MKVKEEEAAVDKGDLVALSLSSGPGHGDPDGPISLDVPDGAPDPHRTKAAIEHLHQKILKITEQIKIEQEARDDNVAEYLKLANNADKQQVSRIKQVFEKKNQKSAQTIAQLHKKLEHYRRRLREIEQNGPSRQPKDVLRDMQQGLKDVGANVRAGISGFGGGVVEGVRGSLSGLSQATHTAVVSKPREFASLIRNKFGSADNIAHLKDPLEDGPPEEAARTLSGSATLVSSPKYGSDDECSSASASSAGAGSNSGAGPTGVLGSPKSNTLYGAPGNLDALLDELREIKEGQSHLEDSMEDLKSQLQRDYTYMTQCLQEERYRYERLEEQLNDLTELHQNEMSNLKQELASMEEKVAYQSYERARDIQEAVESCLTRVTKLELQQQQQQVVQLEGVENANARALLGKFINVILALMAVLLVFVSTIANFITPLMKTRLRITSTALLVLMLFLLWKHWDSLTYLLEHVLLPS; translated from the exons GTTGACAAGGGGGACCTCGTGGCCCTGAGCCTCTCCAGCGGCCCCGGCCACGGTGACCCCGACGGCCCCATCAGCCTGGACGTGCCGGACGGGGCCCCCGACCCCCATCGGACCAAGGCCGCCATCGAGCACCTGCACCAGAAGATCCTGAAGATCACGGAGCAGATCAAGATCGAGCAGGAGGCGCGGGACGACAACGTGGCCGAGTACCTCAAGCTGGCCAACAACGCGGACAAGCAGCAGGTGTCGCGCATCAAGCAGGTGTTCGAGAAGAAGAACCAGAAGTCGGCCCAGACCATCGCGCAGCTGCACAAGAAGCTGGAGCACTACCGCCGGCGCCTGCGGGAGATCGAGCAGAACGGGCCCTCGCGGCAGCCCAAGGACGTGCTGCGGGACATGCAGCAGGGGCTGAAGGACGTGGGCGCCAACGTGCGCGCGGGCATCAGCGGCTTCGGGGGCGGCGTGGTGGAGGGCGTCAGGGGCAGCCTCTCGGGCCTCTCGCAGGCCACCCACACGGCCGTGGTGTCCAAGCCCCGGGAGTTCGCCAGCCTGATCCGCAACAAGTTTGGCAGCGCCGACAACATCGCCCACCTGAAGGACCCCCTGGAGGACGGGCCCCCCGAGGAGGCGGCCCGGACGCTGAGCGGCAGCGCCACGCTCGTGTCCAGCCCCAAGTACGGCAGCGACGACGAGTGTTCCAGCGCCAGCGCCAGCTCAGCCGGGGCTGGCAGCAACTCCGGGGCCGGGCCCACCGGGGTGCTGGGCAGCCCCAAGTCGAACACACTGTACGGGGCGCCCGGAAACCTGGATGCTCTGCTGGATGAGCTGCGGGAGATCAAGGAGGGACAGTCGCACCTGGAGGACTCGATGGAGGACCTGAAGTCTCAGCTGCAGAGGGACTACACCTACATGACCCAGTGCCTGCAGGAGGAGCGCTACAG GTACGAGCGGCTGGAGGAGCAACTCAATGACCTGACCGAGCTTCACCAGAATGAGATGAGCAACCTGAAGCAGGAGCTGGCCAGCATGGAGGAGAAGGTGGCCTACCAGTCCTATGAGAGGGCCCGGGACATCCAG GAGGCCGTGGAGTCCTGCCTGACCCGGGTCACCAAGctggagctgcagcagcagcagcagcaggtggtgCAGCTGGAGGGCGTGGAGAACGCCAACGCCAGGGCGCTGCTGGGCAAGTTCATCAACGTGATCCTGGCGCTCATGGCCGTGCTCCTGGTGTTCGTGTCCACCATCGCCAACTTCATCACGCCCCTCATGAAGACGCGCCTGCGCATCACCAGCACTGCCCTCCTGGTCCTCATGCTCTTCCTCCTCTGGAAGCACTGGGACTCCCTCACCTACCTCCTGGAGCACGTGCTGCTGCCCAGCTGA